The Neofelis nebulosa isolate mNeoNeb1 chromosome 16, mNeoNeb1.pri, whole genome shotgun sequence genome includes a window with the following:
- the SERPINF2 gene encoding alpha-2-antiplasmin: MALLLRGLLLLGLSCLQGPCLVFSAASAMEPLDQQLMSGPAQEKLPPLILLKLGNQEPSGHFALKKAPRDCKGAPTPEETRKLAQAMMAFTTDLFSLVAQRATSPNLILSPLSVALALSHLALGAQNQTLQKLLQVLHADSGPCLPHLLSHLCQDLGPGAFRLAARMYLQKGFPIKEDFLEQSEQLFGAKPMSLTGRKRDDLVNINQWVKEATEGKIEDFLSELPDDTVLLLLNAIHFQGFWRSKFDPTLTQRDSFHLNEEFTVPVDMMQARTYPLRWFLLEQPEIQVAHFPFKNNMSFVVIMPTHFEWNVSQVLANLSWDILHQPLLREKPTKVQLPKLHLKYQLDLVATLSQLGLQELFQAPDLRGISDQSLVVSSVQHQSTLELSEAGVEAAAATGTAMSRMSLSSFIVNRPFVFFILEDTTSMPLFVGSVRNPNPSAQWERKEQQDSPDDRDSFLNQKAFPRGDKPFGPDLKLAPPSEEDYPQPNSPK; the protein is encoded by the exons ATGGCGCTGCTGCTCCGGGGGCTCCTGCTGCTCGGCTTGTCCTGCCTGCAAGGCCCCTGCCTGGTG TTCTCCGCGGCGAGTGCCATGGAGCCCTTGGACCAGCAG CTAATGAGCGGGCCGGCCCAGGAGAAGCTGCCCCCGCTTATCCTCCTCAAGTTGGGCAACCAG GAGCCCAGTGGCCATTTTGCCCTGAAGAAGGCCCCAAGAGACTGCAAGGGAGCCCCAACCCCGGAGGAGACCCGCAAGTTGGCCCAGGCCATGATGGCCTTCACCACAGATCTGTTCTCCCTGGTGGCCCAAAGGGCCACCAGCCCCAACCTCATCCTGTCGCCTCTGAGTGTGGCCCTGGCATTGTCTCACCTGGCACTAG GGGCTCAGAACCAAACGCTGCAGAAGTTACTACAGGTGCTGCACGCAGACTCAgggccctgcctcccccacctgctgAGCCACCTTTGCCAGGACCTGGGCCCTGGGGCATTCCGACTGGCTGCTAGAATGTACCTGCAGAAAG GATTTCCCATCAAAGAAGACTTCCTGGAACAATCAGAACAGCTCTTTGGCGCAAAGCCCATGAGCCtgacaggaaggaagagggatgATCTGGTGAACATCAACCAATGGGTGAAGGAGGCCACAGAGGGGAAGATTGAGGATTTCCTTTCAGAGCTGCCAGATGACACAGTGTTGCTTCTCCTCAATGCCATCCACTTCCAGG GTTTCTGGAGGAGCAAGTTCGACCCGACCCTCACCCAGAGAGACAGTTTCCACCTGAATGAGGAGTTCACGGTGCCAGTGGACATGATGCAAGCCCGCACGTATCCCCTGCGCTGGTTCCTGCTGGAGCAGCCTGAGATACAG GTGGCTCATTTCCCCTTTAAGAACAACATGAGCTTTGTGGTCATTATGCCGACCCACTTTGAGTGGAACGTGTCCCAGGTGCTGGCCAACCTGAGCTGGGACATCCTGCACCAGCCCTTACTGCGAGAGAAACCCACCAAGGTCCAGCTGCCTAAGCTGCATCTGAAATACCAGCTGGACCTGGTGGCCACCCTCAGCCAGCTGG GCCTGCAGGAACTGTTCCAGGCCCCAGACCTACGCGGGATCTCTGACCAGAGCCTGGTGGTGTCCAGCGTGCAGCATCAGTCCACTCTGGAGCTCAGCGAGGCTGGCGTGGAGGCGGCCGCGGCAACCGGCACTGCCATGTCCCGcatgtctctctcctccttcatcGTGAACCGCCCCTTTGTCTTCTTCATCCTCGAGGACACAACAAGCATGCCCCTCTTCGTGGGCAGCGTGAGGAACCCCAACCCCAGCGCGCAGTGGGAGCGCAAGGAACAGCAGGATTCCCCGGACGACAGGGACTCCTTCCTGAACCAGAAAGCCTTCCCCCGTGGAGACAAGCCCTTTGGCCCTGACTTGAAACTTGCGCCCCCCTCAGAGGAGGATTACCCCCAGCCTAATAGCCCCAAGTGA